Proteins from a genomic interval of Sinobacterium caligoides:
- the pnuC gene encoding nicotinamide riboside transporter PnuC translates to MDLVVSLADMLWGWEGLAALLSVCYVVLAAEGSRWCWPAAFISTAIYTWLFYGVNLQLDSLLQIYYMYMAVYGWWRWRRGVEDKPLTVVEYSWRWHAVAIVALLLPTYLLARFGQDVLHTDFPYWDAFTTCFAVFATYLVANKVLSNWLYFFIIDTVSVYLYVMKGLHVTALLFTVYSLVCIFGYFRWRGEWQGRTAQDSR, encoded by the coding sequence ATGGATCTAGTTGTGTCATTAGCAGACATGCTTTGGGGATGGGAAGGCTTGGCAGCGCTATTAAGCGTTTGCTATGTTGTGTTGGCGGCAGAAGGCAGTCGTTGGTGTTGGCCTGCGGCGTTTATTAGTACGGCGATCTACACATGGTTATTCTACGGCGTTAACCTGCAGTTGGATTCTTTGTTGCAAATTTACTATATGTATATGGCTGTATATGGTTGGTGGCGCTGGCGTCGAGGAGTAGAGGATAAGCCTTTGACTGTGGTTGAGTACTCATGGCGTTGGCATGCGGTGGCGATAGTCGCTTTATTGCTGCCGACTTATTTATTAGCCCGCTTCGGCCAAGATGTGCTGCATACCGACTTCCCTTATTGGGATGCCTTTACCACTTGTTTCGCGGTGTTTGCGACCTATCTTGTCGCTAATAAAGTGCTGTCTAACTGGTTGTATTTTTTTATTATCGATACAGTGTCAGTGTATTTGTATGTGATGAAAGGGCTACATGTAACAGCGCTCTTGTTTACCGTTTATAGCCTGGTCTGCATTTTTGGCTACTTTCGTTGGCGCGGGGAGTGGCAAGGGCGGACGGCGCAGGACTCACGGTGA
- a CDS encoding NAD-dependent succinate-semialdehyde dehydrogenase, producing MAEKTFPVINPATEQLLAEVDDASPEVMREAIAAAAASFKQWRKTTAKQRANLLRAWFNLIIENADDLAAIMTAEQGKPLPEALSEIHYGASYIEWFAEEAKRGYGDTIPTTDQGRRMQTMKQPVGVVGCVTPWNFPSAMITRKAAPALAAGCTVVIKPATETPLSAFALCVLAERAGIPAGVINVVVGTDTSALGIELTTDPRVAKFTFTGSTRVGKILIAQCASTVKKVSMELGGNAPFIVFDDADVDLAVEACMATKFRNAGQTCVCTNRIYVHSSVADEFTVKLAAAIDQLVIGDGCQSGVTVGPLISEAAANNMVSLIDDALAHGAQLVCGGERGTQGRHFYQPTLITEVSTEMRLAHEEIFGPIAAVQLFEGDDEVIERANASEYGLAAYYYTRDIGRLYRIAEELDYGMVICNTGVFSSEVAPFGGVKQSGIGREGGHQGIEDFYEEKYHCIGL from the coding sequence ATGGCGGAGAAGACTTTTCCCGTCATCAACCCTGCGACTGAGCAGCTGTTAGCAGAAGTTGACGACGCATCGCCTGAGGTAATGAGAGAAGCTATCGCCGCTGCAGCTGCAAGTTTTAAACAATGGCGCAAGACCACCGCTAAGCAGCGTGCTAATTTATTGCGAGCCTGGTTTAATTTGATTATTGAAAACGCCGATGATCTGGCGGCAATCATGACGGCTGAGCAAGGCAAGCCCTTGCCTGAGGCGCTCAGTGAAATCCATTATGGTGCAAGTTATATAGAATGGTTTGCTGAAGAGGCAAAGCGAGGATACGGTGATACCATACCGACGACGGATCAAGGTCGGCGGATGCAAACCATGAAGCAGCCCGTGGGTGTGGTGGGGTGTGTAACGCCTTGGAATTTCCCCTCCGCTATGATTACACGAAAAGCTGCGCCAGCTTTAGCGGCTGGTTGTACGGTCGTTATTAAGCCGGCAACAGAAACGCCTTTGTCCGCCTTTGCTCTCTGTGTGCTTGCTGAACGGGCGGGCATCCCTGCTGGCGTGATCAATGTGGTGGTGGGAACGGATACGAGTGCATTGGGTATTGAGCTAACTACGGACCCTAGAGTAGCTAAGTTTACTTTTACCGGTTCGACACGGGTTGGCAAGATCTTGATTGCCCAGTGTGCCTCGACGGTCAAGAAGGTGTCGATGGAGTTAGGGGGTAATGCGCCGTTTATTGTTTTTGATGACGCGGATGTTGACCTTGCTGTAGAGGCCTGCATGGCAACGAAGTTTCGTAATGCTGGACAGACCTGTGTATGTACCAATAGGATCTACGTGCATAGTAGCGTTGCAGATGAGTTTACAGTCAAGTTGGCTGCGGCGATTGACCAACTTGTTATCGGGGATGGCTGTCAATCAGGTGTGACCGTTGGCCCGCTGATCAGTGAGGCAGCAGCAAATAATATGGTGAGCTTGATTGATGACGCGTTGGCGCATGGCGCTCAGCTTGTCTGCGGTGGTGAGCGTGGTACACAAGGGCGGCATTTTTATCAACCTACACTGATTACAGAAGTGAGTACGGAGATGCGGCTTGCCCATGAGGAGATCTTTGGGCCCATCGCAGCAGTTCAGCTTTTTGAGGGTGATGACGAGGTGATTGAGAGGGCTAATGCGAGTGAGTATGGTTTAGCTGCTTATTATTATACTCGGGATATTGGTCGTCTGTACCGCATTGCAGAAGAGCTTGACTACGGTATGGTGATTTGTAATACCGGAGTATTTTCCAGTGAGGTAGCACCGTTTGGCGGAGTCAAGCAGTCGGGTATCGGCAGGGAGGGCGGGCACCAAGGCATAGAGGACTTCTATGAAGAGAAGTACCACTGCATTGGGCTCTAG
- the recA gene encoding recombinase RecA produces MDANKDKALSAALAQIERQFGKGTVMRMGDQQVQAIPSISTGSLALDIALGIGGLPQGRIVEIYGPESSGKTTLTLSVIAEAQKVGGTCAFIDAEHALDPIYAEKLGVNIDNLILSQPDTGEQALEVTDMLVRSGAVDVLVIDSVAALVPKAEIEGDMGDSHVGLQARLLSQAMRKLTGVIKNSNTLVIFINQIRMKIGVMFGNPETTTGGNALKFYSSVRLDIRRIGAVKDGDEVIGNETRVKVVKNKVSPPFKQAEFQILYGKGIYRMGEVIDLGVKQGLVDKSGAWYAYKGSKIGQGKANAARYLTENPEICAEIEGTIRAQLLATATPESEGKAADKSANKASKKDSAAAAK; encoded by the coding sequence ATGGATGCAAACAAGGATAAGGCCCTATCAGCCGCACTAGCACAGATTGAGCGTCAATTTGGTAAAGGCACGGTTATGCGCATGGGTGACCAGCAGGTGCAGGCCATCCCATCTATTTCTACCGGCTCTCTGGCGCTGGATATTGCTCTAGGCATTGGCGGGCTGCCCCAGGGGCGGATTGTTGAGATCTACGGGCCAGAGTCATCTGGTAAGACAACGTTGACGCTGTCAGTGATTGCCGAAGCTCAGAAAGTAGGCGGTACCTGTGCTTTTATTGACGCTGAGCACGCGCTGGATCCAATCTATGCAGAAAAGTTAGGGGTTAATATTGATAACCTGATTTTATCTCAGCCAGATACCGGTGAGCAGGCGCTGGAAGTTACCGATATGCTTGTGCGCTCTGGTGCCGTTGATGTATTGGTTATTGACTCGGTCGCGGCATTAGTCCCAAAGGCTGAGATCGAGGGTGATATGGGGGATAGCCATGTTGGTCTCCAGGCGCGTTTATTATCGCAGGCGATGCGTAAGTTGACGGGTGTAATTAAGAATTCAAACACTCTGGTTATTTTCATCAATCAGATTCGTATGAAGATTGGTGTTATGTTCGGCAACCCTGAAACGACCACAGGTGGTAATGCTTTGAAGTTCTACTCATCAGTGCGCTTGGATATCCGTCGCATTGGCGCCGTGAAAGACGGTGATGAGGTGATCGGTAATGAGACCAGAGTGAAGGTTGTGAAGAACAAGGTGTCGCCCCCATTCAAGCAGGCGGAATTCCAGATATTGTATGGTAAGGGTATCTATCGTATGGGTGAGGTTATCGACCTAGGTGTGAAGCAGGGACTCGTTGATAAGTCGGGTGCTTGGTATGCTTATAAAGGGAGTAAAATTGGTCAAGGCAAAGCCAATGCGGCACGCTACCTAACAGAAAACCCTGAAATCTGCGCTGAAATTGAAGGCACTATTCGCGCTCAGTTGTTAGCTACTGCGACACCCGAGTCAGAAGGCAAAGCTGCTGATAAATCCGCAAATAAAGCGAGCAAGAAAGATAGTGCCGCTGCGGCGAAATAA
- a CDS encoding aminoglycoside phosphotransferase family protein has protein sequence MKQLVQQELLAKLSAMGVRNIVSLSALELGQSNSVYQCQTQHASYFVKSLDVLSSAESVAKTRALELWASEQGFGLAAIQVSEDGYLWIYPWCDRGDLLGKGLAKQDSLRQIASLISVVSRSKCPSSVLSQLQPLATGADLLRYRRRIEHCTEITASILRLISWEDAEGLASAMACWQGNEPESHLSVCHNDISLANVLTDDRGGVLIDWEYASLGTVEQELAFSSVILSLDHDDYLRLCGYLQSDYKRTLKPKGLQLWRRYALWINLLWCVEQAQLLGGVGRRAERLLLAAEHCRTKISVECKFTVDLYS, from the coding sequence GTGAAGCAATTGGTGCAGCAAGAGCTGTTGGCGAAACTGTCGGCAATGGGGGTTAGGAACATTGTTTCCTTGAGCGCACTGGAGTTGGGGCAGTCGAACTCTGTATATCAGTGTCAGACTCAGCATGCCAGCTATTTTGTTAAATCCTTAGATGTGTTGAGCTCTGCTGAATCAGTTGCGAAAACGCGTGCATTAGAGCTCTGGGCGTCGGAGCAGGGCTTCGGTTTGGCTGCCATACAAGTGAGTGAAGATGGTTATCTGTGGATTTACCCTTGGTGTGATCGAGGGGACCTATTAGGTAAAGGGCTGGCGAAACAGGATTCATTGCGGCAAATCGCTTCGTTAATCTCAGTGGTGAGTAGGAGTAAGTGTCCGTCGTCGGTGTTATCGCAGCTACAGCCGCTGGCGACTGGGGCTGACCTGTTACGCTATCGTCGGCGCATCGAGCACTGTACTGAAATAACGGCCTCTATACTTCGCTTGATATCTTGGGAGGATGCGGAGGGGCTGGCCAGTGCGATGGCGTGCTGGCAGGGCAATGAGCCAGAGTCTCATCTAAGCGTGTGTCACAATGATATCTCCTTGGCGAATGTGCTAACGGATGATCGAGGTGGTGTACTGATCGATTGGGAATACGCTAGTCTTGGCACCGTAGAGCAGGAGCTGGCCTTCAGCTCAGTGATCCTGAGCTTAGATCATGATGATTATCTGCGGCTTTGCGGTTACCTACAGAGTGATTATAAGCGGACACTGAAGCCCAAAGGTCTGCAACTTTGGCGGCGTTACGCGCTATGGATAAACCTTTTGTGGTGTGTTGAGCAAGCTCAACTCTTGGGCGGTGTAGGTCGACGGGCTGAGCGTCTATTATTGGCAGCGGAGCACTGTCGAACTAAAATATCGGTAGAATGCAAATTTACTGTTGATCTATACAGCTGA
- a CDS encoding FAD-binding protein encodes MTMTKRQWQHTVDTLIVGSGNGAMTTALCSHILGTADILLIEKDEKIGGTSALSGGGIWIPNNRYAKAAGAKDSIEDAKAYLTETIPDTIRRDDMIDCYLENAPKMVDMLHENTRIRYDSLEKYPDYYSNATGARNGHRSLEPTPFKVTELEDELDNILPGTIYMFDRINMSQHDAQIMSCKEKGAKRLALKKLFKHYSDIPWLLKHHRGREVSCGFGGIAQLYIALRERNIPLWRNTAMIELISEDGIVIGAVVEKEGKRMNIRARKAVVLACGGFEHNQQMREKYLPSPTNTQWSAGTLSNTGDGINAGLALGAQTSLMDNAWWCTTMHIPRVPYPFLSIVTKAQPGTIVVNKKGKRFSNESQNYMAFQKELLSLHSEENPCAPCYMIFDDNFKKKYGAYPLMGPKWTIPKDYFEEGLVACGDTVEELATNAGLDVENLKQTVNTFNGYARTGKDLDFKRGDYAYDRYYGDPTNKPNPCLGEILTPPLYSLTLQAGDFGTQGGLTTNCNAQVLDTEGQAITGLYATGNCSAAVLPTYPGPGSTLGPAMTFAYQAAKHIQGQQQQCSNSDQKAEPLATN; translated from the coding sequence ATGACTATGACGAAACGACAATGGCAGCACACCGTCGACACTTTAATCGTTGGTTCCGGCAACGGCGCCATGACCACAGCGTTATGCAGCCATATCCTCGGTACAGCGGATATACTACTTATTGAGAAGGACGAAAAAATAGGCGGTACTAGTGCACTTTCAGGCGGTGGCATCTGGATTCCAAACAACCGTTACGCAAAAGCTGCTGGTGCTAAAGATAGCATTGAGGATGCCAAAGCTTATCTCACAGAGACCATACCCGATACAATCCGTCGTGATGACATGATTGACTGCTATCTTGAAAACGCCCCAAAAATGGTCGATATGCTCCACGAAAACACGCGTATTCGTTATGACAGCTTAGAGAAGTACCCCGACTATTACTCAAATGCTACCGGTGCGCGCAATGGTCACCGCTCGCTAGAACCAACACCGTTTAAGGTCACCGAACTCGAAGATGAGCTGGATAATATACTCCCTGGCACTATCTACATGTTCGACCGTATCAACATGTCTCAGCATGATGCACAAATCATGTCGTGCAAGGAAAAAGGCGCCAAACGCCTGGCACTGAAAAAACTATTCAAACACTACAGCGATATTCCCTGGCTACTAAAACATCATCGCGGGCGTGAGGTGAGCTGTGGCTTTGGCGGTATTGCCCAACTCTACATCGCACTACGAGAGCGTAATATTCCGCTATGGCGCAACACCGCAATGATCGAATTAATCAGCGAGGACGGCATAGTCATTGGCGCCGTGGTCGAGAAAGAAGGTAAGCGAATGAATATTCGTGCACGCAAAGCCGTTGTCCTTGCCTGTGGGGGCTTTGAACACAATCAGCAGATGCGCGAAAAATATCTACCCAGCCCAACCAACACCCAATGGAGCGCCGGCACATTGAGCAATACTGGCGATGGCATCAACGCCGGACTTGCCCTTGGCGCACAAACTTCACTCATGGATAACGCTTGGTGGTGCACGACCATGCATATCCCCCGTGTGCCCTACCCCTTTCTGAGTATCGTCACCAAAGCGCAACCCGGCACCATCGTCGTCAACAAAAAAGGCAAGCGCTTTAGTAACGAATCACAGAATTATATGGCGTTTCAAAAAGAGCTATTGTCGCTGCACAGCGAAGAGAACCCATGCGCGCCCTGTTATATGATATTCGATGACAACTTTAAGAAAAAATACGGCGCCTACCCTCTGATGGGGCCGAAGTGGACTATCCCGAAAGACTACTTTGAAGAGGGCTTAGTCGCCTGCGGTGACACCGTCGAGGAGCTGGCAACCAACGCTGGACTTGATGTCGAAAACCTCAAGCAAACCGTCAACACCTTCAATGGCTACGCCAGAACAGGAAAAGACCTCGATTTTAAGCGCGGTGACTACGCCTACGATCGTTACTACGGCGACCCCACCAACAAACCCAACCCCTGTCTTGGCGAGATACTCACACCGCCGCTATACAGCCTGACACTGCAGGCTGGCGACTTTGGCACACAGGGCGGGCTCACCACCAATTGCAACGCGCAAGTCTTAGACACTGAAGGTCAAGCTATCACTGGTTTATATGCAACAGGGAACTGTTCTGCTGCCGTGCTACCAACCTACCCTGGCCCAGGTTCCACACTAGGACCTGCCATGACTTTTGCCTATCAAGCAGCCAAACACATCCAAGGCCAGCAACAACAGTGCAGCAACAGCGATCAAAAAGCAGAGCCCTTAGCCACGAATTAA
- a CDS encoding regulatory protein RecX: MTEKAAEELLDEHAIAVFHRAKAVKDMVSSAFAGETISGDGVPVTVAALTETAPQFHPSESFEDEQSYELYKQAKNAAMDLLARREYSFGELTERLKKRFVKCDEEQRSSHHQLILSALQSLQQDGLQSDRRFVESYIHSRINRNHGWRRIQQDLYPKRVSSYLIEEVLQELDIDWFSIAAECYQRKYAESVIADAKEYTKRARFMAYRGHDASVVNELLTAYKRF, from the coding sequence ATGACAGAAAAAGCTGCTGAAGAGCTCTTAGATGAACACGCTATTGCGGTTTTTCACAGAGCCAAGGCAGTTAAAGATATGGTTTCGTCGGCCTTTGCCGGTGAGACGATAAGCGGTGATGGGGTCCCTGTCACCGTTGCCGCTCTGACGGAAACTGCCCCTCAGTTTCATCCGTCAGAGTCTTTTGAGGATGAGCAAAGCTACGAGCTTTATAAGCAGGCAAAAAATGCAGCAATGGACTTGCTGGCGAGAAGAGAGTACTCCTTTGGTGAATTAACTGAGCGTTTGAAGAAGCGCTTTGTCAAATGTGATGAAGAGCAGCGCTCCTCACATCATCAGTTGATCCTATCTGCTTTACAATCATTACAGCAGGATGGCTTACAGAGTGACCGTCGTTTTGTCGAAAGCTACATTCATAGTCGTATCAATAGAAATCATGGTTGGCGCCGTATTCAACAAGACCTCTATCCAAAGCGTGTGAGCTCCTACTTGATAGAGGAGGTATTGCAGGAACTTGATATTGACTGGTTTTCTATCGCTGCCGAGTGTTATCAGCGAAAATATGCTGAGAGTGTGATTGCTGATGCAAAAGAATACACAAAGCGAGCGCGTTTTATGGCCTATCGCGGCCATGATGCCTCTGTTGTCAACGAGTTACTTACAGCATATAAGCGCTTTTAA
- a CDS encoding hydroxymethylglutaryl-CoA lyase: protein MNDFKLPKEVKIVEVGPRDGLQNERQTISTADKVEFIKRLHKSGINDIEIGSFAHPAWVPQMADTEDVVRELTPFQGHYSALVPNRQGLRRAIDSGIEEIAIIASASETFSQNNINCSIKDSLKRFEQIITLAHQQSIRVRGYVSCVAGCPYEGDIAHDAVVNLSLQLSELGCYEISLGDTIGIGTPLQIAELINAISQRVDIDTLAIHCHDTYGQALANILAALQQGVSIIDSSVAGLGGCPYAEGASGNVATEDVVYLLRGMGIATGIDLLKLLNAGRFICHTLSRRSQSKVAIAMQTSGANINTPA, encoded by the coding sequence ATGAATGACTTCAAACTTCCCAAAGAAGTTAAAATAGTCGAGGTGGGACCTAGGGATGGTCTACAAAATGAACGTCAGACCATAAGCACAGCAGATAAGGTCGAGTTTATCAAACGCCTCCACAAGAGTGGCATCAACGATATCGAAATAGGTAGCTTCGCGCACCCAGCGTGGGTTCCACAAATGGCTGATACTGAAGATGTTGTACGCGAACTAACTCCCTTCCAGGGCCACTACAGTGCCCTTGTCCCAAATCGACAAGGGCTTCGTCGAGCCATTGATTCTGGCATCGAAGAGATCGCTATAATTGCCTCGGCCTCTGAAACCTTTAGCCAAAACAACATCAACTGCTCCATCAAAGATAGCCTGAAACGCTTCGAGCAGATAATTACCCTTGCCCATCAACAGAGCATTCGTGTTCGTGGATACGTCTCCTGTGTGGCTGGCTGTCCCTATGAAGGGGATATTGCCCACGACGCCGTCGTTAACCTGAGCTTACAACTAAGCGAGCTGGGTTGTTACGAGATCTCTCTAGGTGACACCATCGGCATTGGTACGCCATTGCAGATAGCTGAGCTTATAAATGCCATCAGTCAACGTGTCGATATTGACACTCTCGCCATTCACTGCCACGACACTTACGGACAGGCACTGGCCAATATCCTAGCAGCCCTTCAACAAGGCGTATCTATCATCGATAGTTCAGTAGCTGGGCTCGGTGGCTGCCCTTATGCAGAAGGAGCAAGTGGTAATGTGGCCACAGAAGATGTCGTCTATTTATTACGAGGGATGGGAATAGCCACGGGCATTGACCTGTTAAAACTACTCAATGCAGGACGCTTCATCTGTCACACATTATCTCGTCGCAGCCAATCTAAAGTCGCTATCGCCATGCAAACTAGTGGAGCAAATATCAATACACCAGCTTAA
- a CDS encoding YheT family hydrolase, producing the protein MVRFQAKSWLKASSCHIIDCNGVKMQAFSNIHPHAKGLVQLIHGWEGSAESNYLISAAHAFYSAGYSIFRLNLRDHGHTHHLNPTLFNSTRMDEVLRALAWGQEFCQSKNHYLVGFSLGGNFALRTAADMQQQALSFQRIIAVCPVISPRLTMQTLSNGPKIYHDYFARKWRRSLFKKLIFYPQLGYGQKLKTLSNLEQMNQFFVPAHTDYDDTESYLDGYAVNGDRLQQLHADTHIIAAMDDPVIQHQHLQEVAHSQQLSIELSRYGGHCGFLHDYALNSWLDQRLISLTE; encoded by the coding sequence ATGGTGCGTTTTCAAGCAAAGAGCTGGTTAAAGGCCAGCAGCTGCCATATTATCGACTGCAACGGGGTCAAGATGCAGGCCTTCAGCAACATCCACCCACACGCGAAAGGTTTAGTACAGCTTATACACGGCTGGGAAGGCTCTGCCGAATCCAACTATTTAATCAGCGCCGCCCACGCTTTTTATAGCGCTGGCTATAGCATTTTTCGCCTAAATCTTCGTGACCACGGCCACACCCACCACCTCAACCCAACGCTGTTCAATTCCACCAGGATGGACGAGGTACTCCGCGCCCTTGCCTGGGGACAAGAGTTCTGCCAGTCAAAAAATCATTACTTAGTCGGCTTTTCACTTGGAGGAAACTTCGCCCTGCGCACCGCTGCCGACATGCAGCAACAAGCGCTCTCCTTTCAGCGCATCATCGCGGTCTGTCCCGTTATTTCACCACGCCTCACAATGCAGACATTAAGTAATGGCCCAAAAATCTACCACGATTACTTCGCAAGAAAATGGCGAAGATCATTATTCAAAAAACTGATTTTCTACCCACAGCTAGGCTATGGCCAAAAACTAAAAACGCTCTCAAACCTAGAGCAAATGAACCAGTTTTTTGTTCCCGCGCACACCGATTACGACGACACAGAAAGCTATCTGGATGGCTACGCGGTCAATGGCGACCGACTCCAACAACTCCATGCTGACACCCACATCATCGCCGCCATGGATGACCCCGTCATTCAACATCAACACCTTCAAGAAGTTGCTCACAGCCAACAACTTAGCATTGAGCTAAGCCGTTACGGCGGACATTGTGGCTTTTTGCATGATTACGCCTTAAATAGCTGGCTAGACCAACGACTAATAAGCCTGACTGAATAG
- a CDS encoding ATP-binding protein, with amino-acid sequence MRLSIRNKMLFFIALPCTLIYLAALFFMLRSSWLQNYRSAEQQLRDSAESSADLFEQYITKSANIADTGASFVSIIDDLDEKELYNLLHANVANNPEVYGSAIAFEPGSYRRTNELFAPYVYRNNDGLAEMNISQDILDWYNDPKWEWWHLPKSEHTGVWTSPYFDDGAGNILMTTYSAPFYNRGLFWGVMTIDLDLQDLQKKISQLVPEGTQLAIITADTGQFVLSPNTDDIMVSNINEKLQQYSPDNADIIGRSLTAGGSGEMEVDGLLDANPSLIAYTPIKSTNWVLITATPVHHATAAFRDVLPLLVTPFVIALLLTNGTILLISRRLTGPLMLLRDNALAISEGELTPETNLPDTDDEIGDLSLAFKKMNTDLQENINRLSTEHAERLQAEESNRAKSEFLSNMSHELRTPLNGIMGYTQVMQRDGSANASQKKMLNSLLNCSEHLLSLINDVLDLSKIEAGSMEINNSSTDLHRLLNDVSDIIKVKAEDKALDFSIKVSPEVPRIIETDNRKLRQILINLLGNAIKFTSKGSVHLEVFEQPDNRLRLDVVDTGVGIHEEQQEKIFAPFTQMSAGKAAGGTGLGLSISKLLCEKMDGSLSVNSTPNVGSRFSIELPLSETLEEEIGAFSPLDDFTYAKLSSEPIDILIVDDRQTNREVLEYLLVNAGFNCSTANDGIEAISMINHKKFALVLMDIRMPNMNGIDAVKIIRRSKQHRLLPVLAITASVFPEFKDQASSVGFNGFIAKPFKAAELFEQIQRLCNVSYSNIYPTSPAPLSIALSEPQQSPRPDEQAIYLPPAWLEPLKQASAVNNITTVLSLSKKMMATPELRDAAIEIANLAESFEFEELMRRLQTHEK; translated from the coding sequence ATGCGCCTCTCAATACGCAATAAAATGCTCTTCTTCATTGCGCTGCCGTGCACACTTATCTATTTGGCGGCACTGTTCTTTATGCTCCGCTCCAGCTGGCTGCAAAACTATCGCAGCGCTGAGCAGCAACTACGCGATTCCGCAGAGAGCAGTGCTGATCTATTTGAGCAATACATCACTAAATCCGCAAACATTGCTGACACGGGCGCCAGTTTTGTCAGCATTATCGATGACCTTGATGAAAAAGAGCTATACAACCTACTGCACGCCAACGTAGCGAACAACCCGGAAGTCTACGGCTCCGCTATTGCTTTCGAACCAGGTAGCTACCGCAGAACCAACGAACTTTTTGCCCCGTATGTTTATCGTAACAACGATGGCCTTGCCGAGATGAATATATCCCAGGATATTCTTGACTGGTATAACGACCCCAAATGGGAGTGGTGGCACCTTCCGAAAAGTGAACATACCGGGGTTTGGACCTCTCCTTACTTTGATGACGGCGCTGGCAACATCCTGATGACAACCTATTCAGCCCCCTTCTACAACAGAGGGCTATTTTGGGGGGTGATGACCATTGACCTTGACCTGCAAGACTTACAGAAAAAAATCAGCCAATTAGTGCCTGAAGGCACTCAATTGGCCATCATTACTGCAGATACCGGCCAATTTGTCCTCTCGCCCAATACTGATGACATCATGGTCTCTAACATCAATGAAAAACTGCAACAATACAGCCCTGATAATGCCGATATTATTGGCCGTTCCCTCACCGCTGGCGGTAGTGGTGAAATGGAAGTTGACGGCTTGCTTGACGCAAACCCCTCTCTGATCGCCTACACCCCTATAAAGTCGACTAACTGGGTCTTAATCACAGCGACACCCGTCCATCACGCTACCGCCGCATTTCGTGACGTCCTACCACTACTGGTCACTCCCTTTGTCATTGCGCTTCTACTGACAAATGGCACCATTTTACTGATCTCTCGACGACTAACCGGGCCGTTGATGCTGTTGCGCGACAATGCCCTCGCCATCTCCGAAGGGGAGCTAACACCCGAAACCAACCTGCCTGATACCGACGACGAAATTGGCGACCTTTCATTGGCCTTCAAAAAAATGAACACCGATCTTCAGGAAAATATCAATAGGTTGAGCACAGAACACGCCGAGCGCCTACAGGCAGAGGAGTCCAATAGAGCCAAAAGTGAATTCTTGTCGAACATGAGCCATGAGCTACGCACCCCGCTCAACGGCATCATGGGCTACACCCAGGTTATGCAGCGCGACGGTAGCGCCAACGCTAGCCAAAAGAAGATGCTCAACTCACTGCTAAATTGCAGTGAACACCTGCTCAGTCTAATCAATGACGTATTGGACCTATCGAAGATCGAAGCCGGCAGCATGGAGATCAATAACAGCAGCACCGACTTACACCGGCTGCTTAACGACGTCTCCGATATCATCAAGGTAAAGGCAGAAGATAAGGCACTCGATTTCTCTATAAAGGTATCCCCTGAGGTCCCACGTATTATCGAGACCGACAACCGTAAGCTGCGCCAAATACTCATCAATCTACTCGGCAATGCGATCAAATTTACCAGCAAAGGCAGCGTTCACTTGGAGGTCTTCGAACAACCCGATAACCGCCTGCGTCTTGATGTTGTCGATACTGGGGTCGGCATCCACGAGGAACAACAGGAGAAAATATTCGCCCCATTTACTCAGATGAGCGCAGGTAAAGCTGCTGGCGGTACTGGTCTTGGTCTTTCTATATCTAAACTACTTTGTGAAAAAATGGACGGCTCACTGAGCGTAAACAGCACACCTAATGTTGGCAGCCGATTCTCCATTGAGCTCCCACTGAGCGAAACCTTGGAAGAGGAGATTGGTGCCTTCTCCCCACTAGACGACTTCACCTACGCCAAACTATCCTCCGAGCCAATAGACATATTAATTGTTGACGACAGACAGACCAATCGCGAAGTACTGGAGTACCTGCTGGTCAACGCTGGCTTTAATTGCAGCACAGCTAATGATGGCATCGAAGCCATCAGCATGATCAATCATAAGAAGTTCGCATTGGTGCTGATGGATATACGCATGCCAAATATGAACGGCATTGATGCAGTGAAAATAATACGTCGCTCTAAGCAACATCGCCTGCTACCCGTTCTCGCTATTACCGCCAGTGTCTTTCCCGAGTTTAAGGACCAAGCCTCAAGCGTGGGCTTTAACGGCTTTATCGCCAAGCCCTTCAAAGCCGCAGAACTATTCGAGCAAATCCAACGCCTCTGCAATGTGAGCTATAGCAATATTTATCCCACCTCCCCGGCACCGCTGAGTATCGCACTATCGGAACCACAACAATCACCTCGCCCAGATGAACAAGCTATTTACCTGCCTCCAGCTTGGCTAGAACCACTAAAACAAGCCTCCGCCGTAAACAATATTACGACGGTTCTCAGTCTATCAAAGAAGATGATGGCTACTCCTGAGCTACGCGACGCCGCCATAGAAATCGCCAACCTCGCCGAAAGCTTTGAGTTCGAAGAGCTGATGAGGCGGCTACAAACTCACGAAAAGTAA